One stretch of Niallia sp. XMNu-256 DNA includes these proteins:
- a CDS encoding conserved phage C-terminal domain-containing protein, giving the protein MSKLLIQENPIMIQPSLVMELGLNQAIIIQQVHYWLVTSSHIKDGRRWIFNTYKDWQQQFPFWSERTIMRSFLALEEAGYLISANYNRMKLDKTKWYSIDYDKLAELENDLLSHTTEQIVSTGMTEGQLIDDSVTEAIPEINTKTNTEKIYTPLPIAEILTYLNSKANTNYKVSSRKTKQLIKSRFNEGFQLEDFIKVIDIKTEEWKNDPAMSKFLRPETLFGPKFESYLNQKSGKRAYHEEDFDLE; this is encoded by the coding sequence ATGAGTAAACTATTAATTCAAGAAAACCCAATCATGATTCAACCGTCCCTTGTGATGGAATTAGGACTCAATCAAGCGATTATTATCCAGCAGGTCCATTATTGGTTAGTCACGAGTTCGCATATTAAAGATGGGAGAAGGTGGATCTTCAATACATATAAGGACTGGCAGCAGCAGTTCCCGTTTTGGTCTGAAAGAACGATTATGCGGAGCTTTCTTGCCTTGGAAGAAGCGGGGTATCTCATTTCTGCTAACTATAACCGGATGAAACTTGATAAAACGAAGTGGTACTCCATTGATTATGACAAATTGGCAGAGTTAGAGAATGACTTATTGAGTCACACGACCGAACAAATTGTCAGTACAGGAATGACAGAGGGACAGCTTATAGATGACAGCGTGACAGAAGCAATACCAGAGATTAACACAAAGACTAACACAGAGAAGATATATACACCTCTTCCCATTGCTGAAATCCTTACATACTTGAACTCGAAAGCGAACACAAACTATAAAGTTAGTTCTAGGAAAACAAAGCAACTAATCAAATCTCGTTTTAACGAAGGATTTCAACTCGAGGACTTTATTAAGGTGATCGATATTAAAACAGAGGAATGGAAGAATGACCCTGCTATGAGTAAGTTTCTGAGGCCGGAGACCTTATTTGGACCGAAGTTTGAATCTTACCTCAATCAAAAGAGCGGAAAGAGAGCCTATCATGAGGAGGATTTTGACCTTGAGTGA
- a CDS encoding helix-turn-helix transcriptional regulator has product MGRKVKINIEELLEERNLSLRGLSLMTDIGHDKLSNLKNQNRKFIYIEHLEKIADALGIDDMNEIIRIEYRDDE; this is encoded by the coding sequence ATGGGGAGAAAAGTAAAGATAAATATCGAAGAATTACTGGAAGAGAGAAACTTATCTTTAAGAGGACTTTCATTAATGACGGATATTGGTCATGATAAATTAAGTAATTTAAAAAACCAGAACAGAAAGTTTATCTATATAGAACACTTGGAAAAAATTGCAGATGCCCTTGGAATTGACGATATGAATGAAATTATTCGAATCGAGTACAGAGATGATGAATAG
- a CDS encoding competence protein ComK, producing MIKSYIINCKTSALFSYFYNGYEYSQVIEGDLSFLVSQSPNEIVKASFLYAGHELNGAIKSSRSILKGRNKLPVALSAQQNIILIRCNSKKDGTMWLVQSHIYDIEPLPPNQTIVHLIGGHSLIIDVNTDRLQNRQNQATFLRTTLLERSKMEKNMIFLYEKEKSILLVKEEGQINFTEK from the coding sequence TTGATAAAATCCTATATTATTAATTGTAAAACTTCAGCATTGTTCTCTTATTTTTATAATGGCTATGAGTATTCACAAGTTATTGAAGGTGACCTCAGTTTTCTCGTCAGTCAATCCCCGAATGAAATCGTAAAAGCCTCTTTCCTTTATGCCGGTCATGAACTGAATGGAGCGATAAAGTCCTCTCGATCGATTTTAAAGGGAAGAAATAAACTCCCTGTTGCCTTATCCGCACAACAGAATATCATCCTCATCAGATGTAATTCAAAGAAGGATGGAACCATGTGGCTTGTCCAATCCCATATTTATGACATTGAACCCCTCCCACCTAATCAAACCATTGTCCATCTAATAGGAGGACATTCCCTGATTATTGATGTCAATACCGACAGACTCCAAAATAGACAAAACCAAGCAACCTTTTTACGTACTACCCTTTTGGAACGGTCCAAGATGGAAAAAAATATGATCTTTCTATATGAAAAGGAGAAAAGCATCCTGCTTGTAAAAGAAGAGGGGCAGATAAATTTTACTGAGAAATAA
- a CDS encoding ABC transporter ATP-binding protein, whose amino-acid sequence MKHLLYFTKKIHNFAGKTLYFNLICMLAIGLLESVGIFLIIPLIALTGMMEFSTKDLPFLDWVNTLFSGIPETIALIIILGVYVLLMIGQSIFKRSQTILGARIEQGFIRHLREETYKNLLQADWPFYLRKRKSDIINIMTNEIFRVSAGVHLFLHFVSSLIFTAIQICLAFYLSVTMTSFILFFGFILIFLLRKIRKRSQELGKESFELTQTYLAGMTDQFNGMKDIKSNSLEDVHLNWFLSLSKKMEQNRIQLTTLNTSSQLIFKVVSSFLIAAFVFFAIKMFTAQPAQVMMITVIFSRLWPRLTGIQSTLEQIGSTIPSFKGMLDLQTESMEAKELHNLDYEKIVPIELKEGLSCHHVYFKYESNKNTYALKDINIHIPANQMTAIVGKSGAGKSTLIDLLMGLNQPDRGVVKIDGTPLTSDRLLALRKSISYIPQDPFLFNATIRENLIIIDSNVSEERIWEALEFAAAADFVKELPQGLDTFIGDRGIRLSGGERQRLVLARAILRKPSILVLDEATSALDTENEAKIQNAIDKLKGKMTIIIIAHRLTTIQNADQVLTIDQGQIVQVRGGVHRLNRDGHRDALENPFSQNV is encoded by the coding sequence TTGAAGCATCTTTTGTATTTTACAAAGAAAATACACAACTTTGCAGGAAAAACGCTTTATTTTAATCTTATCTGTATGTTGGCCATTGGTTTGCTGGAAAGTGTAGGAATTTTCTTGATTATCCCGTTAATTGCTTTAACAGGAATGATGGAATTTAGTACAAAGGATCTTCCATTTTTAGACTGGGTGAATACCTTATTTTCGGGTATTCCAGAAACAATTGCCCTTATAATCATATTAGGCGTATACGTTTTATTAATGATAGGACAAAGTATTTTCAAACGGAGTCAAACTATTTTAGGAGCAAGAATTGAGCAGGGGTTTATTCGCCATTTACGGGAAGAAACGTATAAAAATTTACTACAAGCGGATTGGCCATTTTATTTAAGAAAAAGAAAATCAGATATTATTAACATTATGACCAATGAAATCTTTCGTGTGAGCGCGGGTGTGCACTTATTTCTGCACTTTGTATCCTCGCTTATTTTTACTGCCATTCAAATCTGTTTGGCATTTTATTTATCGGTTACGATGACCAGTTTTATCTTATTTTTTGGATTCATTCTTATTTTTTTATTAAGGAAAATTAGGAAACGTTCACAGGAGCTGGGGAAGGAAAGCTTTGAGTTAACTCAAACCTACTTAGCAGGAATGACCGATCAATTTAATGGAATGAAGGATATTAAGAGTAATTCATTAGAGGACGTTCATTTGAATTGGTTTCTCTCTCTAAGTAAAAAGATGGAACAGAATCGGATTCAATTAACGACGTTAAATACATCCTCCCAGTTGATCTTCAAGGTGGTATCGTCCTTCTTAATTGCTGCGTTTGTGTTTTTTGCGATTAAGATGTTCACTGCTCAGCCGGCACAAGTTATGATGATTACAGTCATTTTTTCAAGGCTATGGCCACGGTTGACGGGGATTCAATCCACTCTAGAGCAAATCGGATCCACAATTCCGTCCTTTAAAGGAATGCTTGATTTACAAACTGAAAGTATGGAAGCAAAAGAGTTACACAATCTTGATTATGAAAAGATCGTGCCGATTGAGTTGAAGGAGGGCTTGAGTTGTCATCATGTGTATTTTAAATATGAAAGCAATAAAAATACATATGCCTTGAAAGATATCAATATCCATATCCCAGCTAATCAAATGACAGCGATCGTCGGGAAATCTGGAGCGGGAAAAAGTACGTTAATTGATCTATTAATGGGGTTAAATCAGCCTGATCGGGGAGTAGTCAAGATTGATGGGACCCCTCTTACAAGTGATCGACTGCTGGCACTGCGAAAATCGATTAGCTATATTCCTCAAGATCCTTTCCTATTCAATGCAACGATCCGAGAAAATTTAATAATCATTGATTCGAATGTGAGTGAAGAAAGGATTTGGGAAGCACTGGAATTTGCGGCAGCGGCTGATTTTGTCAAAGAGCTCCCTCAAGGGCTGGATACTTTCATTGGGGATCGTGGGATCCGCTTGTCTGGAGGAGAAAGGCAGCGTCTTGTACTAGCTAGAGCCATTTTACGAAAACCGTCCATCTTGGTTTTGGACGAAGCTACCAGCGCCCTAGACACAGAAAATGAAGCCAAAATTCAGAACGCCATCGATAAACTAAAAGGAAAAATGACCATCATCATCATCGCCCACCGTCTAACCACCATCCAGAATGCCGATCAAGTCCTCACCATCGATCAAGGCCAAATTGTCCAAGTACGTGGAGGGGTCCACCGTCTAAATAGGGATGGCCACAGGGACGCCCTGGAAAATCCTTTTTCACAGAATGTTTAA
- a CDS encoding lasso peptide biosynthesis B2 protein: MSVLRKLKTFLKLDRKTKWLLLEAYVHLAKARYLKSVPFSKVAPSLGESMRETSFATNESKNADLARVSRAIHLMSRYTFWESECLVKAIAGMRMLEKRNIESTLYLGTAKNEKGGMIAHAWLRSGPYYISGAEEMNQFSVIAKFAKGNGNR; encoded by the coding sequence ATGAGCGTTTTAAGGAAACTGAAAACCTTTTTAAAGTTAGATAGGAAAACGAAATGGCTGTTACTAGAAGCTTATGTTCATTTAGCCAAGGCCCGTTATCTGAAGAGTGTTCCCTTTTCAAAAGTGGCTCCTTCCCTTGGTGAATCGATGAGAGAGACGTCTTTTGCAACGAATGAATCCAAAAATGCAGACTTGGCTAGGGTTTCTCGGGCGATTCACCTTATGAGTAGGTATACATTTTGGGAGAGCGAATGTCTTGTTAAAGCGATTGCTGGCATGAGAATGCTGGAGAAGCGGAACATTGAAAGCACGCTTTACTTAGGTACAGCGAAGAATGAAAAGGGAGGTATGATTGCGCATGCTTGGTTACGTAGCGGACCTTATTATATTTCCGGTGCTGAAGAAATGAATCAATTTTCGGTTATAGCGAAATTCGCCAAGGGAAATGGGAACCGTTGA
- a CDS encoding lasso peptide biosynthesis PqqD family chaperone codes for MSKTQNISGDEIFVQNPGNIVSDMDGEKVMLSIENGKYYNLGEIGGAIWDLMKEPISTQELVSQLLSRYEVEPKECEEQVLSFLNELMDAGLISKKREADNS; via the coding sequence ATGTCTAAAACTCAGAATATTTCAGGAGACGAAATTTTCGTCCAAAACCCAGGAAATATCGTCAGTGATATGGATGGGGAAAAAGTAATGCTAAGCATTGAAAATGGAAAATACTACAATTTGGGAGAAATAGGAGGAGCTATTTGGGATCTGATGAAAGAACCGATTTCTACTCAAGAGTTAGTTTCTCAATTGCTGTCCCGATATGAAGTCGAGCCAAAGGAGTGCGAGGAACAAGTTCTCTCTTTTCTTAATGAATTAATGGATGCAGGCCTCATTAGTAAAAAAAGAGAAGCCGATAATTCCTAG
- a CDS encoding aldolase, translated as MKNRQHKVNYRAFGLILSSEITLPELLQIDGMVDVIDIEIVKGDLSKQWLECSNEGNPFVIDKGMVMFQLPNIAIFSIKEGCQITVSPLKDYEEDIARLWILGTCMGAILMQRKILPLHGSVVAIDGKAYAIVGDSGAGKSTLASAFLKKGFKLLTDDVIAVSFTDNNRPYVTPSYPQQKLWLKSLHHFGMDRVDYQPLIDREDKFAVPVLSQFADTPLALAGIFELVKKDIQEVEMLPIESLERIFRLYHHTYRNFFLERSGLMEWHFQTTSKLASKVDFYQLRRPAEKFTAHDLADLILRTLKVEKIINV; from the coding sequence ATGAAAAACAGACAGCACAAGGTAAACTATAGAGCTTTTGGCTTGATACTTAGTAGTGAAATTACGCTGCCGGAATTATTACAGATTGATGGAATGGTAGATGTAATAGATATAGAAATAGTAAAGGGAGACTTGTCAAAGCAGTGGTTAGAATGCTCGAATGAGGGGAATCCATTTGTTATTGATAAGGGCATGGTTATGTTCCAGCTCCCAAATATAGCGATATTTTCCATTAAAGAAGGCTGTCAAATTACTGTATCGCCATTAAAGGATTATGAAGAGGATATTGCTCGTCTTTGGATTCTAGGTACCTGCATGGGCGCCATTCTTATGCAAAGAAAAATCCTTCCTCTGCACGGAAGTGTAGTCGCCATAGATGGAAAAGCTTATGCGATTGTTGGTGATTCGGGTGCTGGAAAATCAACCCTTGCCTCGGCATTCCTGAAAAAAGGCTTCAAGCTTTTAACCGATGATGTGATTGCTGTTTCGTTCACTGACAACAATCGACCATATGTTACGCCATCCTATCCGCAGCAAAAATTATGGTTGAAAAGCTTACATCATTTTGGTATGGACAGAGTGGACTATCAACCGCTCATTGATCGGGAAGATAAATTTGCCGTTCCTGTTTTATCTCAGTTTGCGGATACACCGCTTGCGCTTGCTGGAATTTTTGAATTGGTCAAGAAGGATATTCAAGAAGTTGAGATGCTGCCAATTGAAAGTCTGGAAAGAATTTTTAGATTGTATCACCATACATACCGTAATTTCTTTCTTGAGCGTTCCGGTTTAATGGAATGGCATTTTCAAACGACTTCGAAACTGGCTAGTAAAGTGGACTTTTATCAATTACGCCGTCCAGCAGAAAAGTTCACGGCCCATGATCTAGCTGATCTTATTTTACGAACATTAAAGGTGGAGAAAATTATCAATGTCTAA
- a CDS encoding paeninodin family lasso peptide, whose protein sequence is MKKEWKKPVLEVLDVNETMGGTNYTSFDASWNQGDTIPTDGKGMPLIGS, encoded by the coding sequence ATGAAGAAAGAATGGAAAAAACCAGTACTAGAGGTACTTGACGTGAATGAAACAATGGGTGGTACAAACTATACTTCTTTTGATGCTTCGTGGAATCAGGGGGACACTATCCCAACGGATGGGAAAGGTATGCCTTTAATTGGCAGCTAA
- a CDS encoding asparagine synthase-related protein, with the protein MSAITGIYHTNREPINCQHGQTLMSALQKYPADDVQIWYSDKVFLGCHAQWITPESVGERLPFYDHERGCAITTDAIIDNRKELFEKLQVKSTDQKSITDSELILLSYYKWGEESPKHLIGDFAFMIWDEVKQQLFGARDPSGYRTLYYNRDSSRFVFCTTIEPLLSLPNVKKELNERWLAQYLAIAGMTDTVDGQMTPYHHIEQLPPFHTIVITETEIKCSKYGTFLPKEQLRLKSNNEYVEAFQEVFQKAVNSRLRTHRSIGSYLSGGLDSGAVVGFAVKAMKEENKTLHTFSYIPPSDFVDFTPKHLLPDETPFIKETVEYVGGISDHYCAFEGRNTYLELDNLLDIMEIPFKFLQNSFWLNGVFEKAHEEKVGILLNGEKGNFTISWGSAMDYYALLLKQFNLLRFYREFMQYNRNVGGSRLGQLKYITGVAFPFLNQTQSNGTSQQPTRFINPAFAERTDIFNKLKPYGVDESGWFAPTDFITQRRILFEDAFHWNAGHTLDCKLSLRYGLWKRDPTNDIQVIRFCLSLPEEQYIQNGYDRALVRRATKNILPNSVRLNQHVRGVQGADWVHRMTPNWSSFIEEVKQLSTDERIVEFIDPRVLSSALKTGGKGPRQNYYMHDDYTILLRTLVIGRFLNRFL; encoded by the coding sequence AAGTACCCTGCAGACGATGTTCAAATATGGTATTCAGACAAAGTTTTTCTAGGCTGTCATGCCCAATGGATTACACCGGAGTCTGTAGGCGAGAGGCTTCCGTTTTATGATCATGAAAGAGGATGTGCCATTACAACTGATGCCATCATTGATAATCGTAAAGAGTTATTTGAAAAGTTGCAGGTTAAGTCAACCGATCAAAAATCTATCACGGATAGTGAACTTATCCTTCTTTCTTACTATAAGTGGGGAGAAGAATCTCCTAAACATTTAATTGGTGATTTTGCTTTTATGATTTGGGATGAAGTCAAGCAACAGTTATTTGGAGCCAGGGATCCTTCAGGATATAGAACCCTTTATTACAATCGGGATTCGTCGAGGTTTGTCTTTTGTACAACCATTGAACCATTGTTATCTTTGCCAAATGTCAAGAAGGAATTAAATGAACGATGGTTGGCCCAATATTTGGCAATCGCAGGTATGACGGATACAGTCGATGGACAAATGACTCCGTATCACCATATAGAGCAACTGCCGCCATTTCATACCATTGTGATTACGGAAACAGAAATCAAATGCTCTAAATATGGTACTTTTCTTCCGAAGGAGCAACTAAGACTTAAGTCAAATAATGAGTATGTAGAAGCATTTCAGGAAGTCTTTCAAAAGGCAGTGAATTCCAGACTAAGAACCCATCGTTCTATTGGTTCCTATTTAAGTGGAGGCTTAGATTCTGGTGCTGTAGTAGGCTTTGCTGTTAAAGCAATGAAAGAAGAAAATAAAACATTACACACCTTCAGTTATATTCCTCCAAGCGATTTTGTCGACTTCACCCCTAAACACCTATTACCTGATGAGACGCCTTTTATCAAAGAAACGGTAGAGTATGTGGGAGGGATATCGGATCATTACTGCGCTTTCGAAGGAAGAAACACCTACTTAGAATTGGATAATCTTCTTGATATTATGGAAATCCCTTTTAAATTTTTGCAAAATTCTTTCTGGTTAAATGGTGTATTTGAAAAAGCTCACGAGGAAAAAGTTGGGATTTTGCTCAATGGAGAGAAAGGTAATTTCACTATATCTTGGGGTTCTGCTATGGACTACTATGCCCTTCTATTAAAACAGTTTAACCTGCTGCGTTTTTATCGGGAGTTCATGCAGTATAACCGAAATGTAGGCGGATCTAGACTAGGACAGTTAAAATATATCACAGGGGTAGCTTTCCCATTTCTTAATCAAACACAGTCGAACGGGACAAGTCAACAACCTACTAGATTCATAAATCCAGCTTTTGCAGAGCGGACCGATATCTTTAACAAACTAAAACCGTATGGGGTAGATGAATCGGGTTGGTTTGCTCCAACTGATTTTATTACACAGAGAAGAATTCTGTTCGAAGATGCATTTCATTGGAATGCAGGTCACACCCTTGACTGTAAGTTGTCCTTACGATATGGCTTGTGGAAACGGGATCCAACGAATGATATACAGGTTATCCGTTTTTGTTTATCCCTTCCGGAAGAACAATATATACAAAACGGCTATGATCGTGCTTTAGTGAGAAGAGCAACAAAAAATATATTGCCTAATTCTGTTCGATTAAACCAACATGTACGCGGCGTTCAAGGTGCTGATTGGGTTCATCGGATGACTCCGAATTGGAGTTCTTTTATTGAGGAAGTCAAGCAATTAAGCACAGATGAAAGAATAGTAGAGTTTATCGATCCGCGGGTTCTAAGCTCTGCCTTAAAAACAGGTGGGAAAGGTCCGCGACAAAACTACTATATGCATGATGATTATACTATTTTATTACGTACCCTTGTGATTGGACGCTTTTTAAACAGGTTCCTTTAA